The genomic interval GGCATCAACCTCGTCATGGCGGGTGTGTTCCGGCTCGTGGCTGAGCTCCCGGCCGATCTCGAGGTCGGCACGCAGACCGGGTTCGGTTCCGTACTGGCGCCGGTGTGGACGATCGTGGCCGCATCCATCATCGCCGAGGTCGTCGCGGAACTGATCGATACCGAGGTCTATCAGAGGTGGGCAGATCGGTTCGGGGAACGATGGCAATGGGGCCGGGTCCTCTCGTCAAATGGCATCGCCATTCCAATCGATTCTGCCCTGTTCGTGTGGCTCGCCTTCGGGGGGTGGCTGCCGGGATCAGAGGGTCTGGCGACTGGTGTGCTCCTGAGCATCTTCTGGGCGAACGTGCTCATCAAGGGAGCGGTCACCCTGGTTTCCATCCCCTGGATCTACCTCGTGAAACCTTCACCGCTCCCGCAGCCTCCAACCGGCGCAACGGCCTGAGGCGGCTTTCGGGAAGGTAGAATGGCAGAGGTGGGCATAGCTCTCACCATTCGTTAGGAAAGGACTCCCTTGATGCAATCCAAGACATGGATGAAGATCGTGGCGTTGCTCGCGGTCTTCGCACTTGTATTGGCCGCCTGCGGCGACAGCACGACAGATACGACTGCTGCTCCCGATACGACGGATACGACTGCTGCCCCCGACACCACGGACACGACGATGGCGCCCGACACCACGGATACCACGATGGCGCCCGACACCACGGACACGACCGCCGCCGCGATGGTCGATTACAAGGCCTGCGAGGTCACCGATACCGGCGGTGTCGACGACCGCAGCTTCAACCAGAGCGCCTGGGAAGGCGCCCTGAAGGCCGAAGCGGAACTCGGTGTAGAGGTGAAGGTTCTCGAATCTCAGTCTGCAGCAGATTTCGAGCCGAACATCAACTCTCTGATCGCCGACGACTGCGATATGGTCGTCACCGTCGGGTTCCTGCTCGGCGACGCCACGCTCGCCGCCGCCCAGGCCAATCCGGATGTTGCGTTCTCGATCGTTGACTACGCGTACGATCCGGTTGTCGACAACATTGCCGCCCACGTCTACGCAACCGCAGACGGTGCATTCTTGGCGGGCTACGTTGCCGCAGCCATGACCCAGACCGGGACGATTGCCACCTACGGTGGTGTCGACATCGGCGGACCCGTGACCGACTTCATGGACGGTTTCGTTTGGGGTGCTCGTTACTACAACCAGGAGAAGGGCACCGATGTCCAGGTGCTCGGCTGGAATCCCGATACCAAGGAAGGTCTGTTCACCGGTAACTTCGAGAGCATCGAGGACGCCAGGACGCTCAGCGTGAGTTTGGCGGACGAAGGTGCCGACATCTTCCTGCCCGTCGGCGGACAGATCGGGCAAGGCTCGGCGGCGCTGGCTCAGGAACGTGGGGATATGTGGGTGATCGGTGTGGACTCCGACTGGTTCCTGTCGGTTCCACAGTTCTCCGACGTCATCCTGACGTCCGTGCTGAAGAAGATCGATGTGTCGGTCTACGACACCATCAAGTCGGCCGTCGACGGCATGTTTGCCGGCGGCACCGTCGTCAACACGATGGCGACCGGTGCCATCGACATCGCTCCGTTCCATGATGCCGACTCGTTGGTTCCCGCCGAATTGAAGGCTGAAGTCGAGGCGATCAAGGCGGCCATCATCGATGGTTCGCTCGACATCGTTATCTCCGGCTAAAAGAACGCGAGAAGCACAAACAACGAGAGCCCCCTCTTTCACGAGGGGGCTCTCGTTCGTCTAGGCTGCCTCGTGCTGGTCGAGAGGAGGAGTGGGTGGAACTCGAGCTGAAGGGAATCACCAAACGGTTCCCGGGAGTCCTGGCCAACGATCGAGTCAATCTCGAAATCAAGTCGGGGGAGATTCTTGGCCTCCTTGGGGAGAACGGGGCCGGGAAGACCACGCTCATGAACGTCCTCTACGGTCTCTACTCGGCGACCGAAGGCGAGATCCTGATCGACGGGCGCGTGCAGGATTTCCAGTCGCCGGGCGACGCCATCGCCGCCGGGATAGGCATGGTCCATCAGCATTTCATGCTCGTTCCGGTGTTCACAGTCGCCGAAAACGTAGTTCTGGGCGTTGAACCGACCAGGGCAGCCGGCATCCTCAACATGGAGGAGGCCCGCCGCGACGTCCGCCAGATCTCCGCCAAGTACGGCCTCGAAGTCGATCCAGAAGCCGTCATCGAAGACCTCCCGGTCGGTATCCAGCAACGAGTCGAGATCATCAAAGTGCTGTTCCGACAGGCGGAGATCATCGTGTTCGACGAGCCGACCGCGGTGCTCACCCCGCAGGAGGTCGAGGAATTCTTCGGCATCGTCCGGTCCCTTCGTGACGCAGGTAAGGGGATCATCTTCATCACCCACAAGCTCGACGAGATTCGCGAGGTAGCCGATCGTATCAACGTATTGCGGCGGGGCCGGGTTGTTGGGGAGGCCGATCCGAAGAGCGTTAGCAAAGAAGAACTGGCTGAAATGATGGTCGGCCGGCCGGTAGAGCTGGTGGTGGCAAAGGGGGAGGCGACTCCCGGTGCCCCCGTTCTCGAGGTGCAAGACCTGGTCGTCCTCGACGACCGCAATCATCCCAACGTTGACGGAGTTTCATTCACCGTTCACGCCGGTGAGATCGTCGGTATCGCCGGTGTGCAGGGCAACGGTCAAACCGAGCTCGTTGAAGCGTTGACCGGGTTGCGGACGGCCCTGTCGGGAGTCGTCCGGCTGTCCGGTGAGGTGGTGACCGACGACACGCCGCGTGAGATCCACCGCAAGAGCGTCGCCCACGTGCCGGAAGATCGGCAGCGGTCCGGTCTCGTGCTGACCTTTACCGTTGCCGAGAACCTGGTGCTCGACAGCTACTACGACGAGCCGTTTTCTAGCGGCGTGGTCATGGACTGGGCCCGGACGAGAGAGAACGCCAGATCACTCGTGGAAGAGTACGACGTACGGACCCCCTCGATCGAGGTCGAAGTCCGCAATCTGTCTGGAGGCAATCAGCAGAAGGTGATCGTGGCGCGCGAGTTTTCACGCGACGTGAAGTTCACCGTTGCTTCGCAACCAACGCGTGGACTCGATGTCGGTTCCATCGAGTACATCCACGAGCGAATCGTCAAGGAGCGCGACACGGGTGGGGCAATCCTCATTGTTTCGACGGAACTCGACGAGGTCATGGCCCTCTCCGATCGCATCCTCGTCATGTACCGGGGCAAGATCGTGGCCGAGCGCCGCCCGGACGAGACCGACACGACACAACTCGGATTGTTCATGGCAGGAGTGACTGAGAAATGAGCGACGAGCACACGGGCCCGCAGGCTGAGGACCCGGCCAACGGGGAAGGAATGGCCACCGAGCCGGCTGCCAACGGCCCCGATCGGCGCATCTGGGCGCGCATCACAGGGGCAGAGGGTGACTGGCGGTCCCAGATCCTGGTCCCGGTACTGGCCGTCTTCACGGCCCTGGTGATCGGGGCCATCATCATTGCACTCTCGGACATCGATCTGCTCGGCATGTGGGGCGATGACGCCGGTGAGGCTTTCCGGCAGACCTTCGCCCGGATCGGAGACGCGTACGGCGGCCTGTTCACCGGCGCCTTCGGTTCGGTTCGAGGCGTTTCGGAAACGCTCACCTGGGCAACTCCGCTCATACTCGCCGGGCTATCCGTCGCCATCGGATTTCGGGCCGGGCTCTTCAATATCGGCGCGGAAGGTCAGATGCTCATGGGCGGGATGCTGGCCCTCGTGGTCGGGTTTCAGTTCAACGTTACGATCTGGCTCCATCTACCGCTGGCCATCCTGGGCGGCTTCATTGGTGGGGCCATCTGGGGTGGCATTCCCGGCTGGCTGCGCGCCAGGACCGGGGCACACGAGGTTATTACAACCATCATGTTCAATTGGATCGCCATTCGGTTCGTCGACTACGCCCTCAAGACGACCTTCATTCAGCGGGAGGGTCGGCCCGATCGTATCTCCAAGGACGTACTGGAATCTGGTCGGCTTCCCAAGTTGCTCGGCTGGATAGACCCGCAGTACCGGCTCAATGCCGGGATCATCGTGGCGTTGCTGGCTGCCTGGGGGGTGTACTGGTTGTTGTTCAAGTCAACGGTCGGTTTTGAGGTCCGGGCGGTAGGAGCCAATCCGGACGGAGCCAAATACGCCGGCATGAACGTCACGCGGGCCTACATCCTGGTCATGGCGGTTGCAGGTGGTCTCGGCGGATTGGCCGGCTCGACTCAGATCCTCGGGGTGCTCGGCAACGCCACCCCCGGCTTCAGCGCCAATCTCGGCTTCGACGCAATTGCCCTCGCCCTGCTGGGGCGGTCGCATCCGTTCGGCGTGGTTCTGGCCGGCATCTTGTTTGGTGCGCTGCGAGCGGGTGGGCAGCAGATGCAGGTGGCGAGTGATGTGGGGATCGACCTGATCCTGGTCATTCAGGCCCTCATCGTGGTGTTCATTGCAGCTCCGGAACTGATCCGGGCCATATTCCGGGTGAGGGCCGTCAAGGCGGCCGAGCAAATCACACGGGGGTGGGCAACATGACCGCCGCTACTGCAACTGCAACGGCACAGCGAGTGCTTCGATCTCCGGCGGAGATTCGACGGGCACGCATCATCGGAGTCATCTATCTCTTGCTGGCTGCCTTCGTGCTGGTCGTCTTCGCCATGGGGACCGAGGGTGATGCGACCTTCCGGCTGGCCGCCGCAGAAGACCGGTTCCAGCTTCCGGATCTCATTCTGTCCGCGGCCGGGCTCTCCTACACCGCCGCCGCGCTTCTGGCCTTTCTGGGCGGCATGCAACTGACCCGAGGTTTTGGGAAAGCTACCAACATCGTGCTTGGCCTTGCCATGGCGCTGATCGCCTTCACGTTTCTTGGGTGGGCGGCGGCCGGCAAGTCTTTCAGCCTGGTGGGGATGCTGCAGCTGACGGTGGTCAAGAGCGTGCCGATCACGTTCGGAGCACTGTCGGGTGTGATGTGCGAACGAGTGGCGGTGATCAACATCGGCATCGAGGGCATGCTGCTGTCTGGGGCCTTCCTAGGCGCCCTGATCGGGTCGGTGGCAGGACCATGGATGGGGATTCTGGCGGGAATCCTGGTGGGCGGATTGCTGGCGTTCGCTCTGGCTGTGCTGGCGATCAAGTACCGGGTCGACCAGATCATTGCCGGGGTGGTCATCAACATCTTTGCGCTGGGCATAACCTCGTTTCTGACCAGTTCCATTCTCGTGGAGAATTCCGACACGTTGAACCGCGTCGATATCTTCCGGGCCTGGAAGGTTCCCCTGCTCGGCGATATCCCGTTCATCGGACCGATCTTCTTCAATCACAACTTCTTTGTTTACGGCATGTATGTGCTGGTGGCGGTGATCGCCTTCGCGCTGTTCAAGACCCGGTGGGGTTTGCGATCGCGGGCAGTGGGGGAGCATCCAAAGGCAGCCGACACGCTGGGCATCAACGTGTTCCGGTTCCGCTACCTCAACGTGATTCTCGGGGGGATGATTGCCGGTTTCGGCGGTGCATACTTCACGGTCGGTTCGGCGGGTGCGTTTGATGAGAACATGTCGGCCGGCCGCGGCTTCATCGGCCTGGCAGCAATGATCTTCGGTCGGTGGCATCCCGTTGGAGCTCTCGGGGCAGCACTTGTCTTCGGCTTCGCCGATTCACTCCAGGCGAAGCTGGCCATTCTTCAGACGCCCATACCGGGTGAGTTCCTGCTGATGGCGCCCTACATCGTGACGGTGATCGTGGTAGCCGGAGTGGTCGGCCGGGCCCGCCCGCCGGCGGCCGACGGTCAACCGTACGTGAAGGAATAGGCCCAATCAGGTAATCGGATATGGGTTGTAGGTTCTTCCGGCGAGAACACCTGGCGGTTTGGGCACGACCCACTACCTAGAACCTAGAACTCTGAAGGGGCGTTGAGCGGTGCTCAACGCCCCGGTTTGCCGTAGAACTCCAACTCTGCCAGTGCCAACTCGGAAAACGGGATGCCGACCTCTCCCGTCGCCGGATCGGTGTAGGCCTCCGCGGCATACACCCCGGTCACCCGGATCGTGAGTTCGGTCGTCGCCAGTGTCTGAATGCGAATCGACTGTGGCTGTGACTTGTCATCCAGCGTGAAGTTGAACGGCGAGGTCACGTCGTCGGCGACAATCTCCAGGTCCTTGATCCGGTAGTTCCGCCTGAACTTCGCCTCGTCGGTGACATTCATGATGACGATCGTCTCGAGTTGGACGGGGGTGCCGAAGGTGATCACGAACTCGGCGCCCTCACCTTTGAGGCTCAAGTCATTCCAGTAGGTCTCAACAGAACCGT from Acidimicrobiia bacterium carries:
- a CDS encoding ABC transporter ATP-binding protein; its protein translation is MELELKGITKRFPGVLANDRVNLEIKSGEILGLLGENGAGKTTLMNVLYGLYSATEGEILIDGRVQDFQSPGDAIAAGIGMVHQHFMLVPVFTVAENVVLGVEPTRAAGILNMEEARRDVRQISAKYGLEVDPEAVIEDLPVGIQQRVEIIKVLFRQAEIIVFDEPTAVLTPQEVEEFFGIVRSLRDAGKGIIFITHKLDEIREVADRINVLRRGRVVGEADPKSVSKEELAEMMVGRPVELVVAKGEATPGAPVLEVQDLVVLDDRNHPNVDGVSFTVHAGEIVGIAGVQGNGQTELVEALTGLRTALSGVVRLSGEVVTDDTPREIHRKSVAHVPEDRQRSGLVLTFTVAENLVLDSYYDEPFSSGVVMDWARTRENARSLVEEYDVRTPSIEVEVRNLSGGNQQKVIVAREFSRDVKFTVASQPTRGLDVGSIEYIHERIVKERDTGGAILIVSTELDEVMALSDRILVMYRGKIVAERRPDETDTTQLGLFMAGVTEK
- a CDS encoding ABC transporter permease — translated: MTAATATATAQRVLRSPAEIRRARIIGVIYLLLAAFVLVVFAMGTEGDATFRLAAAEDRFQLPDLILSAAGLSYTAAALLAFLGGMQLTRGFGKATNIVLGLAMALIAFTFLGWAAAGKSFSLVGMLQLTVVKSVPITFGALSGVMCERVAVINIGIEGMLLSGAFLGALIGSVAGPWMGILAGILVGGLLAFALAVLAIKYRVDQIIAGVVINIFALGITSFLTSSILVENSDTLNRVDIFRAWKVPLLGDIPFIGPIFFNHNFFVYGMYVLVAVIAFALFKTRWGLRSRAVGEHPKAADTLGINVFRFRYLNVILGGMIAGFGGAYFTVGSAGAFDENMSAGRGFIGLAAMIFGRWHPVGALGAALVFGFADSLQAKLAILQTPIPGEFLLMAPYIVTVIVVAGVVGRARPPAADGQPYVKE
- a CDS encoding BMP family ABC transporter substrate-binding protein, whose product is MQSKTWMKIVALLAVFALVLAACGDSTTDTTAAPDTTDTTAAPDTTDTTMAPDTTDTTMAPDTTDTTAAAMVDYKACEVTDTGGVDDRSFNQSAWEGALKAEAELGVEVKVLESQSAADFEPNINSLIADDCDMVVTVGFLLGDATLAAAQANPDVAFSIVDYAYDPVVDNIAAHVYATADGAFLAGYVAAAMTQTGTIATYGGVDIGGPVTDFMDGFVWGARYYNQEKGTDVQVLGWNPDTKEGLFTGNFESIEDARTLSVSLADEGADIFLPVGGQIGQGSAALAQERGDMWVIGVDSDWFLSVPQFSDVILTSVLKKIDVSVYDTIKSAVDGMFAGGTVVNTMATGAIDIAPFHDADSLVPAELKAEVEAIKAAIIDGSLDIVISG
- a CDS encoding ABC transporter permease gives rise to the protein MSDEHTGPQAEDPANGEGMATEPAANGPDRRIWARITGAEGDWRSQILVPVLAVFTALVIGAIIIALSDIDLLGMWGDDAGEAFRQTFARIGDAYGGLFTGAFGSVRGVSETLTWATPLILAGLSVAIGFRAGLFNIGAEGQMLMGGMLALVVGFQFNVTIWLHLPLAILGGFIGGAIWGGIPGWLRARTGAHEVITTIMFNWIAIRFVDYALKTTFIQREGRPDRISKDVLESGRLPKLLGWIDPQYRLNAGIIVALLAAWGVYWLLFKSTVGFEVRAVGANPDGAKYAGMNVTRAYILVMAVAGGLGGLAGSTQILGVLGNATPGFSANLGFDAIALALLGRSHPFGVVLAGILFGALRAGGQQMQVASDVGIDLILVIQALIVVFIAAPELIRAIFRVRAVKAAEQITRGWAT
- a CDS encoding queuosine precursor transporter; protein product: MTVASSDLRRAYRVLTIVVAAYISAQLLADIASLRIVSVAGLSMDGGTLIYPFTFTIRDLVHKLAGKQVARLLIFLAAGINLVMAGVFRLVAELPADLEVGTQTGFGSVLAPVWTIVAASIIAEVVAELIDTEVYQRWADRFGERWQWGRVLSSNGIAIPIDSALFVWLAFGGWLPGSEGLATGVLLSIFWANVLIKGAVTLVSIPWIYLVKPSPLPQPPTGATA